The nucleotide sequence CGTCGGTAAGTCGAACGTCAATCAGGCGCTGTATGACGCGCTTACCGTACTTCAACATCGCGGCCAGGATGCTGCCGGTATTGTGACCAGCTCGAACGGGCGGTTATTCCTGCGCAAAGACAACGGTCTGGTGCGCGATGTATTCCAGCAGCGCCACATGCAGCGTCTGGTCGGCCATGTGGGCATCGGTCATGTGCGATACCCAACTGCCGGCAGTTCCAGCTCGGCCGAAGCGCAGCCGTTTTACGTCAATTCGCCGTACGGCATTACGCTCGCGCATAACGGCAACCTCACCAACGTCGAACAGCTTTCGCGGGAAATCTACGAGTCCGACCTGCGCCACGTGAACACCAACTCCGATTCGGAAGTGCTGCTCAACGTGTTTGCCCATGAGTTGGCCGTGCGCGGCAAGTTGCAGCCGACTGAAGAGGATGTGTTCGCCGCGGTATCCGGCGTCCATGAGCGCTGCCGCGGTGGTTATGCCGTGGTCGCGATGGTCACCGGTTACGGTGTGGTGGGTTTTCGTGATCCCTACGGCATTCGCCCGATCGTCTTCGGTCAGCGGCACACCGACGAGGGTGTGGAATACATGATCGCCTCGGAAAGCGTGGCGCTGGATGTATTGGGCTTCACCTTAATCCGCGATTTGGCGCCAGGTGAGGCGGTCTACATTACCGAAGATGGCAAGCTGCACACCCGGCAGTGCGCCCAGCACCCGCAATATGCGCCCTGTATTTTCGAGCACGTTTACCTGGCGCGACCAGACTCGATCATGGACGGCGTGTCGGTGTACAAGGCACGCCTGCGCATGGGCGAAAAGTTGGCTGAAAAGATACTCCGCGAACGTCCGGAACATGACATCGACGTGATCATCCCGATCCCGGATACCAGCCGTACCTCGGCCCTGGAACTGGCTAACCGCTTGGGCGTGAAGTTCCGCGAAGGCTTCGTCAAAAATCGCTATATCGGTCGGACTTTCATCATGCCTGGGCAGGCGGCGCGCAAGAAATCCGTGCGGCAGAAGCTCAACGCCATCGAATTGGAGTTCCGCGGCAAAAACGTGATGCTCGTGGACGACTCGATTGTCCGTGGCACCACCTGCAAGCAGATCATCCAGATGGCGCGTGAGGCTGGGGCGAAGAATGTGTATTTCTGCTCGGCTGCACCGGCAGTCCGCTTTCCGAACGTCTATGGCATCGATATGCCGAGCGCTCATGAGCTGATTGCCCACGGCCGCTCGACTGCCGAAGTGGCTGAGTTGATCGGCGCCGATTGGCTGATCTACCAGGATTTGCCGGATCTGATCGAAGCGGTCGGTGGTGGCAAGATCAAGATCGAGAATTTCGACTGCGCGGTGTTTGATGGCAAATACGTCACCGGCGATGTCAGCGAGGCTTACCTGAACAAGATCGAGCAGGCGCGCAACGACGTCAGCATGACCAAAGGTCAGGCGGTCAGCGCGATTATCGATCTGTATAACGACTGAGGAGGGCGCGTCATGAGTCAGGATTGGGATGCCGGACGGCTGGATAGCGACCTCGAAAATGCCGCTTTCGACACACTGGCGGTGCGTGCTGGTCAGCACCGTACCCCCGAAGGTGAGCATGGCGAGCCGCTGTTCTTCACCTCCAGCTATGTGTTCCGCACTGCCGCCGATGCTGCTGCGCGCTTTGCCGGAGAAGTGCCGGGAAATGTCTATTCGCGCTATACCAATCCGACCGTGCGTGCTTTCGAAGAGCGCATCGCCGCTCTGGAAGGCGCAGAACAGGCTGTCGCGACTGCTTCCGGAATGTCCTCCATCCTGGCCATGGTGATGGCGCTGTGCAGCTCCGGCGATCATGTGTTGGTGTCGCGTAGCGTTTTTGGTTCGACCATCAGCTTGTTCGAGAAATACCTCAAGCGCTTCGGCATCCAGGTGGATTACCCGCCGCTGGCCGATGTCGCCGGTTGGCAGGCGGCCTGCAAGCCAAACACCAAGCTGTTTTTTGTCGAGTCACCGTCCAACCCGCTGGCCGAGCTGGTCGATATCGCCGCCCTGGCCGAAGTCGCCCACGCCAACGGTGCGCTGCTGGCCGTCGACAACTGCTTCTGCACCCCGGCATTGCAGCAGCCGCTCAAGCTGGGAGCGGACATCGTCATTCACTCGGCGACCAAATACATCGACGGTCAAGGTCGTTGCTTGGGTGGCGTAGTGGCGGGGCGTAAAGCGCAGATGCAAGAAGTGGTCGGTTTTCTGCGTACCGCCGGGCCGACCTTGAGCCCCTTCAATGCCTGGGTGTTCCTCAAAGGGTTGGAAACGCTGCGGATTCGCATGCAGGCGCACAGTGCCGGTGCGCAGGCATTGGCCGAGTGGTTGGAGCAGCAGCCGGGCATCGAGCGGGTTTACTACGCAGGTCTGCCTAGCCATCCCCAGCATGAGTTGGCCAAACGGCAGCAGACTGGTTTCGGTGCGGTAGTCAGCTTCGAGGTCAAGGGCGGTAAACAGGGCGCTTGGCGCTTCATTGATGCGACCCGGATGATTTCCATCACTACCAATCTCGGTGATACCAAAACCACTATTGCTCATCCGGCCACCACGTCCCATGGGCGTCTGACTCCGGCAGAGCGGGCGCAGGCCGGTATTGCCGATAATCTGGTGCGTGTCGCTGTGGGGTTGGAAGAAGTCGCTGATATCAAGGCCGACCTGGCACGAGGCCTGGCGGCGTTGTGATCGACTGGTCGACGGAAGACTCCGCCCCGCACAATGGCAAGGTGGCCTTGGTCACCGGAGCGGCGCGCGGGATCGGTCTGGGCATCGCCGCCTGGTTGATCGTCGAGGGCTGGCAAGTTGTCATTGCAGACAATGATCGGGTGCGTGGCTCCAAGGTGGCAAAGGTGCTGGGCGACAATGCCTGGTTCATCGCTATGGATGTCGCCCAGGAAAGCCAGGTGGTGGTTGGCATCGCCGAGGTGCTCGGCCAGTTCGGTCGTCTCGATGCGTTGATCAATAACGCCGCTATCGCTGATGCGCATAATCCGCCGCTGGAAAGCCTCG is from Pseudomonas sp. LS44 and encodes:
- the purF gene encoding amidophosphoribosyltransferase, which gives rise to MCGIVGIVGKSNVNQALYDALTVLQHRGQDAAGIVTSSNGRLFLRKDNGLVRDVFQQRHMQRLVGHVGIGHVRYPTAGSSSSAEAQPFYVNSPYGITLAHNGNLTNVEQLSREIYESDLRHVNTNSDSEVLLNVFAHELAVRGKLQPTEEDVFAAVSGVHERCRGGYAVVAMVTGYGVVGFRDPYGIRPIVFGQRHTDEGVEYMIASESVALDVLGFTLIRDLAPGEAVYITEDGKLHTRQCAQHPQYAPCIFEHVYLARPDSIMDGVSVYKARLRMGEKLAEKILRERPEHDIDVIIPIPDTSRTSALELANRLGVKFREGFVKNRYIGRTFIMPGQAARKKSVRQKLNAIELEFRGKNVMLVDDSIVRGTTCKQIIQMAREAGAKNVYFCSAAPAVRFPNVYGIDMPSAHELIAHGRSTAEVAELIGADWLIYQDLPDLIEAVGGGKIKIENFDCAVFDGKYVTGDVSEAYLNKIEQARNDVSMTKGQAVSAIIDLYND
- a CDS encoding O-succinylhomoserine sulfhydrylase, coding for MSQDWDAGRLDSDLENAAFDTLAVRAGQHRTPEGEHGEPLFFTSSYVFRTAADAAARFAGEVPGNVYSRYTNPTVRAFEERIAALEGAEQAVATASGMSSILAMVMALCSSGDHVLVSRSVFGSTISLFEKYLKRFGIQVDYPPLADVAGWQAACKPNTKLFFVESPSNPLAELVDIAALAEVAHANGALLAVDNCFCTPALQQPLKLGADIVIHSATKYIDGQGRCLGGVVAGRKAQMQEVVGFLRTAGPTLSPFNAWVFLKGLETLRIRMQAHSAGAQALAEWLEQQPGIERVYYAGLPSHPQHELAKRQQTGFGAVVSFEVKGGKQGAWRFIDATRMISITTNLGDTKTTIAHPATTSHGRLTPAERAQAGIADNLVRVAVGLEEVADIKADLARGLAAL